ACAGACAGGATGTGACTGTGTCACAATGTCCTGTGGTGTTGTGTCAATGCTCACTTTgacctgacagacacacaccaggCAGATCTCTGCTTCACCACTGCAGCCACACAGTGACTGTAGATGTGCACAAGCTGCCAGCGTTTGGATGTTTCACCACTTGAAAGGTGAAACTACTCATTGCAGAATGAGCTGTAACCTTTACCAACACATACTGAGACACGCCAGGTGTGTCACATGATGCAATACAtaacacattaaaagcattataCTCCAGCACTCAGAGAGCCTTTGTGTGATGACCTGATGAAGTTATTGAAGTTATTGAAGCGTGGTTGTGTCTCCGGTCAGTTTATGTGCTTTTGAACATTGAACATGAACTGAAAGGTAACTGTtgttctcattttcaggttgaCCCACTTCTGCTGCTCAAAGCCGCCCTCATTCTCCAGGCCTGTCAGCGCTGCCCTCTAGTGTTAGCAGGCTGCATTCTGTTCAGGGGGAGGTGAGCTGACATGTTGACAACATCCGCCCGTCAGTGTGGGAGATTTTGTGAATAACAGGTTTGGAAATCTgacatttctgccttttctctgcagagttGTAAGCACGCAGATGTTTCCAGAGCTCACAATGAAGGTGATGGTTCATGAGAGTGAAACATACACAAAGGTAGGACCTGATGAGTGCTGTCCTAAAACAAGTTGTCATCTCACTTTAATTGAAGTAAATAATGAGAATAAtagcagttttgttttgctgagaAGTTGCTGAGGACCATTTAAAAGGCTTTGAAACACACTTCATGTGGCCGTCTGGgagatttcagtcctggttgatgGTGGTAATAACAAATGTGGTTTAATACTACAGGTCCCAGAACTCTGGAGGCAGCAAAACCGACTGCTGTCAtattaataaagaagtcaggcAGTAATCGACCTGTTTCCCTCATTCTGTGAGCAGATGTGGTCTGATGTTACGCTGCAGACTCCTGCAGCACAAGCGGtcaaaaaatgctgaaaatgatcacatgacGGCAGTAAGAtctcactgacagacacatcACAGTTCCTGTGACTACTTCATAATAAATGTGTAATtaatgtgcagctgcagcagcagggaacATTCAGTTTGCATCAGCTGTAacataaaactgcaaatatagaaatattgcAGTACTTTCATCAGTGGGCCATCAGTAAGTCACCGCTGTGTTACCTCATTCGTCGATGAACAGTGACTTAACAGAGTTTTAAATGAAACTCTTTGATATTTAAGTAAGCTGTCATTGGAACTATGTAAGTGTTTCTCCAGatattttaataaacacacatcacaggagaagtttcactgaaacacatcaACATTTGGAAAATTCAGGCACACATTCGCTGCCTTGCCTGGAGGCAGCTCGTCAGCCTCGTTCAGCATTAAGGTTTGAAACATCTCTAGATGTTGTTCAATCTGTGCACAAACCAAAGTATAAGAGCAAACATCTTATGTCGGCTTATTCTTTAGCACTGATGCAGATCTTGTGAgctttggactgagccaggctagctgttccctgTGTCTGCTCTATCtgtgctaggctaagctaaccagctacaCGCTCACAGTGCAGACATGAAGGTGGTGTCTGCTCCTTTAACAGAAGCCGGTGTTTATATGTTGATGTAGGTCCAGAGGCCCAGTGGACGGAGCAGCTCCAGCTCGTTCGGCGGCGCCGTCAGCTCCACCACTGTGTTCCTGACCACGTCTGAACTTCAGCACCTGCAGTCCGTCCCCGTCGACACAGACTTCAGGTAGCGTCTTCCCTCCCTGAGCCTCAGTTACTTTACTGAAGGTAAACATTTCCAGAGAGCCTCAAACTGTTTTCTACCCTCCAGTTTCCACTCGACCCCACTCAAAGACACTCCCCCAGCAAAGACCCGCCTGTCCAGGACGTTGTCTGACATGCTCTCCACTGAGTCCGATCCGTCTGATCCTGGTTCCTCCCAGTCTCCCCAGAAGGTGTCAGACAACTCTGTGTTTAGTCCGGTTCCACGGCAGAGCGGCGCCGATCCACTCGAGCCGCCCCTGTCAAACGGAAAACATGAAGCGGAGGAGGAAGCGCTGCTTGAGTCGTGTTATCACAGTTTTCACAGCAACGGAGGCGCAGACAGTCAGATACTTAAGGATGGAGACGCCTCAGGGTTCGAAGAAAACTCCCATCTgaatggaggtggaggagagacagtGTTTGACTTCACAGGGCCTGAGCCTGGGGAGGACAGATCACATCAGGTTTTGGGAGAGGCCAGTAGAGCTGGCTGCGGCAGAACTCAAGGCCATGAAGCAGAAAGTCCAGACCCTCCTCTGAACCCAGAGGAGGGTCCGCTGGTCCCCATGACGCTGTACATGCACCGGGTGAAAGGCCTGGTGCTGGCTCTGCTGGTGGAGCCTCACTTCTTGACTGACACAGCTTCTATGGAGGAAGTggtgagaaacagcagcagccctgcaggCCTGCTCCTGCAGCGCCCTCCTCAGTAATCCACCAGTACTGCACCCAGTGCCTCTGTAATGCTAACGTATGCTTTTGTCAGCCAGtcagctcttcctctgtggtttgtGTGCAGTATCACAGCAGCCTGGCGTCACTCAATGGACTGGAGGCCCATTTGAGGACCGTCTCACCGGTGGCCCCCGGTGCTCCAGGACCCTACATCTTTGCCCATTTTGACTGCATTCAGAGCACGCTGACAAGTGAGGCTCCCGTAACCCTCCTCCATTGTTCACTCTGACCCTCTCTGTGTTCATCTTtgctcctctccttccttttttcttatatttctgCTAATTCTGTCTTTTCCAGTTTCCCAGCTTTCACTTTTCTTCTAGAGTGAGTATAAGCTCTTCTGCCCTCCATCTCTACCTGGGCACAGCGGGGGGTTTGGTAGTCTATATTTGTCTTTGCATGAGCTAACGGCTAATTAGTAAGACTGTGATCAGCATTCCTTTGTGCAGCAGGCATGCCTGGCCAGGTTAATGTGCCGCTGTGGTCCAGAGTCTCTTCTtattgtgtgtctctgcagccaACCTGTCTGCTCGACCGGGGGGAGCCCCAGAGCGTCCTTTTGTGAGAGCCACATCACTTCTCCACTCGCATTTCTGTGACACTGAAACTCTGCAGGAGGCTATTATCAGGTCAGCATGGCAGTGacgtggtgctggtggtggttgGGGGGTTTCTCGTGCCTTTCATAGCAGTAGtagttgggggtggggggttggatCTGTCAGTTGGTCATGTTTATCATCACGTCCCACCATGTTCCTCCTCCACTTGCACAGATCTCACTCACATTTACAGCAGGAAAGGGGCTCTGCTGTgatatttctttaatttctgcTGCATGTCATTATTCTACAATATGCTTGAAATGTAAATGCGTGGgacatgccccccccccccaggagTGCCGGTGCTGCTGTGTATGGAACCCGCAGTGTGGCTCAGGAGACTTACTTCCAGCAGCACGGGGGATCGCTGAGGAACTCGGGCATCCCTAACCACCAGGACAGCGCTTTCTCTCTGCCCAGCAAGGCCCGACACAGACTGCTGAAGCACGGCGTGAACCTGCTCTGACCGGACCGGACCGCCATCCGCCTCAGGGTTCAAGAGGAATACTTAAAACATGAACTGTTCTGTGAGTAAGCTTAAaatcagcagagaaaatgtgagaacATGATCTCAAGCTTCCTGTTTGGTAGCTGCTGTGGTTCACTTGCTGTGCTGTCTCATGCTGTATGATAAAACCTTCACAGCAGAACCTTTTTAAAGTTGTGTCAAGCTTTGAATTTGACAGGCTGGTGACAGTGGGGCAGCATAAGTTCTGTTCCCAGTGAAGTTTTAGTCGTAGTTTACATGTTTCCATGCTTGTTTGGATACAGattgttcatattttattcctgttttcCTAAAACACGTTTTGTATCTACACACATTTTGCAGCTGCTTCACTTGAGTTGTTTCCCCTCATCACATCCCCAGTGCAGTGAATGTAATCATTCTGCTTCATTTAGACTAAAGCAACATGAAATCTTTATACCCCTTAACTTAATGTATTTGTACAGATTCACGCTTTTCTTTGCTGCACATACTGCAAAACTGTGTTGGTTTATAACAAAAATTTCTAAGGTAATCTAAAATAGTTTTTATGAAAATGTCTATTTATTTCAAATCAGCTCTTTCGTAACTACTCGGCTGTCAgatctgctgtgtttctcttcaaaGTGTCATTTGTTAAACAGATCCACTCAGAGTTTGCTGAGCAGAGATGCGCTGTGATATTCTGTCCTGCATCATTAgtggaaattaaatgaatacatGATCCTCTCAGAGTTGAGTCTTTTGTAAATGCTTGTTTAAAACCACGGGGGCTACACAGCCTTGTTAGAGCCACCAGCGGCCTGCATGTGACCCCGCAGCCCGGCCTCATTGGGGCCTGCAGGGCGCGCGCGGGGCTGCTCCAAAAGCCAAACTTGCtcataaaatgttattattcACGTTCTGTCCCGATGTTTCTGTGTCGTAAATAAGCCCGTTCGTGATGATCCAGATCTGGAGTCATTAGAGTCATTAGCTAAGAGGAGCTGAATGTGAATGGATGGGGTCGGCGCTCTTCGGGGCGCCTCATTATGCACGCGCATTAAAAGAAAGCAGCGGGGGGTAAATGGGTGGTTAAAGGCACGAACAAAAAGAGGGGCAGGGTCTGCGAGGAGGGTCAGGATTCAAATTCTAAGTGCTGAGATGTCCCCATTGTCAGCGGGGTATATAGCAGGCAGATCAAACCCGCCGGATGGACAGTTTGAAGAGGTGGCACCGCGGAGGAGCTGAACGTTTTCTTCGGTGAAGATCCAAAGGATTTAGAAACGCCAGCATGGCCTCCGCGCACCGGACTTGGATTGCTCTGTTCCTTCTCTCGGTGATGACACGTGACATTGGAGTACTTGGTCGCGCAGCAGACACGCTGGGATTTCTGACGCAGTCGTCGAAAACTGCTGCGGAATCGTCCGCCTCCACTTTACGCACGGACGCGCTGAGGCGGTGGAGGCGCGGGGTGACGGAGACGCACCGGGATCGCTGCGCGGAGCTGGCGGCGCCTTGGCAGGAAAACACGGCAGAAGCTCCCGAGGAGGATGTaacgctgctgcagctccggGTTCGGCCCTTTTCCCCGAGAGCCTCCCAGGGCCTGGTGTTCCCTGGAAAATCCCTTTTCAGCTTCGTCCGACGGGTTTACCACTGCTGTCAACAGggactgagctgcagaggcCTCAAAGGAATACAGGGTCGCCTGAGAGGAGGTAAGACAAAGTAAATCCAGGTGAAACACGTGCATGTTTCTCTAACTGTTGAACTGAAGGGGACTGTTGTGATGTTTGGTCCTGGGAGGTCAGAGAGGTCACAGGGGCCCCTGGGCTGCAGAGCTCCACCAGAGAACTGGAGATCAGGTTTACTTTCCATTGAATGTAGCTCATTGCATCATAATGTGACCAGGAGCCGTTCAGGCCCAGACCTGAACCATCCAGACTGCTGTTTCTCCAACTGCATCAGAACACATCTGTGCCATGAACAGGATTTAGAATGAAGGGtttacagcacaaacagctgcagtttgtcctATTAACTGTAATAAGTCAGAAAAAAGAGGAGCCAAGCCCTTTAAAACGTGCATCACTAAATTCACTTCAATCCCCCTTTTAGACGCCAGATGAAGAACTTCtattaaattactttaaatCAGTGAGGATGAAGCATGAGGACACACGACTGTGGGGTTCAGGTTTTCTGACAACACAGAGGACATCAGCAAACAGACATCAGCTCTGCAAAGATAATATCTGTTAACCAAAAATGACCGTTGATTatataaatgtgcacaaacccAGTGAAGCTCCTTGAGATGGCTTTCAGAGAGAACAGCGATGAATGAGTGCGTCGGATGAGCAGCATTGAGCAGCTGTACTCGGTGCAGATAGTGACACTGTGCAGGAATGTCAGCTGTGGGAGGTTGGTGTGCTTGAGAGGCAGTTTCAAGGACATTAATGGCTTGATTAATGCAGCTGTATAGAGGACCACATCATCTGCATACAAATGAGCCTTAAAGAACTGTTGTGATATCCTGCTGCCAGATTAACAAACCGTTAGGACAGAAAACATCACCTCCGTGGTGGAGATCCCATCTGGCTCCTGGGATTTAGTGCATGTTCTGCTCCGTGACTCTGACagactctcctcctccacctcctcttcaggTACAGATGTGGAGTTTCTCCTCACCAGGGAGATTTCATCACTGACAGTAAAGAGAGCAGAGCTTCACCTCCAGCTTTCCAACCCCCTGCATCTGGATATCCATCCTGTGATTTCGTCTCTGGCAAAACGTGACCTTCCCACCAGGTAAAAACTCTAATTCTTCATGTCTTTCATTAGCCTGAAAGCCTCCTGCAGGCCGGTGGACTGGTGGTGGTCTCTGGGAGTCTCTGGCCTCGTTGTAAGCCTCGTGTCTCTCTTCCTTTAGGTACAGTTTGTGGTCACGGGGCAGCACGGTGGAGCTGAGAGTGGATCTGCTGTTCCTTTTCCAGAGTCTGCAGGAGGTGGCGGGTGGTGCCGGAGGGGGTCCCAGCTTGGTGAACATGCGGCAGGCAGCGATTTCTTCCAGGGGGGATCCACCAGGAGAAAAGCCCACTTCAGGGGCTCTGCAGGACACTGATGGGGATGTGTGGGGGGATGGGGTAGCCCACACGCTGCCTGCCCTGGAGCTGGGCTTGGTCTTGGGCTGCAGTCGGGCTGGATCCGGGGTGCCCTGTGGAACTGGTGGTGTTCACCTCTCAAACACACCTTTCATGGCTCTGTACCACAGATGAAGTCACACTGAGACCGGACTGGACTCAGCATGgactcatttcagctgctgaGTCACACAGTTGTCTCAAAGCTTAAAGGACACGATGCACTTCAACGTCAGATCTATTAATTtataaatgttttcttttctttgctaaatatatatacatgtgtaaATAGTGAATATGATATACTGTAATTTTATTCAGTCATTCTTTGGTTATTAAAGCTAACTGTGTGGCCGTTTCCGTTAATGGACGTGGTTCAGTCGACTTTGTTCAGCTGTGTCCCTCTTTTGGATATTCTGAGGACAAACCTTTGAGACATGTGTTTCTATTTAAAGAAGTTTTCACAGTTGGTGGAAAAGGTGGGAAAAACAACACCTGGACAAGCAAAG
The DNA window shown above is from Chelmon rostratus isolate fCheRos1 chromosome 5, fCheRos1.pri, whole genome shotgun sequence and carries:
- the hps4 gene encoding Hermansky-Pudlak syndrome 4 protein → MAELLLPESRRCTYFFLYDGSKVKGEGDLTREGICYFYPEETPVDRQELLCGQLAGVGRCVSELSFSPVRVLRLRRNKFAIRMKDDFFWALGCSVEVPTVSVCQLLDQLINLFCFYNGPVRQSYQLDSQEALAARWAQYLSHLQAGSSELPQIFSCLRTIDSTNVDPLLLLKAALILQACQRCPLVLAGCILFRGRVVSTQMFPELTMKVMVHESETYTKVQRPSGRSSSSSFGGAVSSTTVFLTTSELQHLQSVPVDTDFSFHSTPLKDTPPAKTRLSRTLSDMLSTESDPSDPGSSQSPQKVSDNSVFSPVPRQSGADPLEPPLSNGKHEAEEEALLESCYHSFHSNGGADSQILKDGDASGFEENSHLNGGGGETVFDFTGPEPGEDRSHQVLGEASRAGCGRTQGHEAESPDPPLNPEEGPLVPMTLYMHRVKGLVLALLVEPHFLTDTASMEEVYHSSLASLNGLEAHLRTVSPVAPGAPGPYIFAHFDCIQSTLTTNLSARPGGAPERPFVRATSLLHSHFCDTETLQEAIIRSAGAAVYGTRSVAQETYFQQHGGSLRNSGIPNHQDSAFSLPSKARHRLLKHGVNLL
- the si:ch211-170d8.2 gene encoding uncharacterized protein si:ch211-170d8.2, with protein sequence MASAHRTWIALFLLSVMTRDIGVLGRAADTLGFLTQSSKTAAESSASTLRTDALRRWRRGVTETHRDRCAELAAPWQENTAEAPEEDVTLLQLRVRPFSPRASQGLVFPGKSLFSFVRRVYHCCQQGLSCRGLKGIQGRLRGEQTVRTENITSVVEIPSGSWDLVHVLLRDSDRLSSSTSSSGTDVEFLLTREISSLTVKRAELHLQLSNPLHLDIHPVISSLAKRDLPTRYSLWSRGSTVELRVDLLFLFQSLQEVAGGAGGGPSLVNMRQAAISSRGDPPGEKPTSGALQDTDGDVWGDGVAHTLPALELGLVLGCSRAGSGVPCGTGGVHLSNTPFMALYHR